Within the Staphylococcus argenteus genome, the region AAGTAAATGTGTCCTCCACATAAGGTCACATTTTAATGTGCATTATATTTATTAAACTCTAGTTACTTTACCAGATTTTAAAGCACGTGCAGAAACCCAAACTTTTTTAGGTTTACCGTCAACTAGGATTCTAACTTTTTGAAGGTTAGCGTTCCATCTACGTTTTGTAGAGTTTAAAGCGTGTGAACGTCTGTTACCAGTCGAAGCTTTACGACCTGTTACGAAACATTGTTTACCCATATGAGTACCTCCTTTAATAAATATAAATACACATAACTACTTATATACTTAATAAAGATAGCATAATCTCATATGAAAAACAATCAATAATTTTCACATAAAAGTCAAAAATACTGACTTTTGTGATATAATTGTAGACTGTGAAGTTATGTAGTATGATATTTTAGAGAAATAACAGAATGTAACAATTAAACTTTTTATTTAATGATACTACATTTATTAATAAGAACTGCTTAAGGACATATAACATGCGATGGAATTTAATCATTGTAAAATAGGCAATCCAAACGTCAGTCATTATATTAAGTTTCTATACATTGGAATAATACGGACGAATTTTCAATGAAACTTAGAGAATTTATGACTACGCTAAGTGGTAAAATTTTAAAAGTGAATTAGGGAAATTGAAAAATCAACTTTGAAATTTAGGAGGGACAAAGATATGACATTAGAGATTTCAAATGACTACGGCAAAATTGATATTTCAAACGAAGTGATTGCTTCGGTTGTAGGTGGAAAGGCCGTTGAATGTTATGGTATTGTAGGAATGGCATCTAGACAACAAGTTAGAGCTGGTATTGCAGAAATATTGGGACATGAAAACTACGCAAAAGGTATTAAAGTAACGGAAAATAATGGTGTAGTTGATATAGATATGTACATCATTGTTAGTTACGGTGTGAAAATATCTGAAGTTGCCAATAATGTTCAATCAACAGTGAAATATACTTTGGAAAAATCACTTAATGTATCAGTAAATTCAATCAATATATATGTACAAGGTGTACGTGTGAATAATACAGGCAAGAAAATTTAGGAGGACAACTTGAAATGATTAGCAAAATTAATGGTAAATTATTTGCCGACATGATTATACAAGGGGCACAAAATTTATCTAACAATGCAGATTTCGTAGATTCATTAAATGTGTATCCAGTGCCAGATGGTGATACAGGAACTAATATGAATCTTACTATGACTTCAGGTCGTGAAGAAGTAGAGAATAATTTATCAAAAAATATCGG harbors:
- the rpmB gene encoding 50S ribosomal protein L28, which gives rise to MGKQCFVTGRKASTGNRRSHALNSTKRRWNANLQKVRILVDGKPKKVWVSARALKSGKVTRV
- a CDS encoding Asp23/Gls24 family envelope stress response protein; the encoded protein is MTLEISNDYGKIDISNEVIASVVGGKAVECYGIVGMASRQQVRAGIAEILGHENYAKGIKVTENNGVVDIDMYIIVSYGVKISEVANNVQSTVKYTLEKSLNVSVNSINIYVQGVRVNNTGKKI